A region of Bacillota bacterium DNA encodes the following proteins:
- a CDS encoding DUF6514 family protein — MKLVKIVEELRNVVQTDNSQMQLSYRILVKEYQNPDDEAAYVGYGISVKKSVNGEVIEAVVPNITTDADFAAEILEMVCRNGVTPIALTDVITDIVTEHYMDS; from the coding sequence TTGAAATTGGTTAAAATTGTAGAAGAACTGCGTAACGTTGTCCAAACCGATAATTCACAAATGCAACTTTCGTACAGGATACTTGTTAAAGAGTATCAGAATCCGGATGATGAAGCGGCTTATGTGGGTTATGGCATAAGCGTAAAGAAATCGGTTAACGGTGAAGTTATTGAAGCTGTAGTTCCTAATATTACGACCGATGCAGATTTTGCCGCTGAAATTCTTGAGATGGTTTGCAGAAACGGAGTAACACCAATTGCACTTACCGACGTAATTACCGATATAGTGACAGAGCATTATATGGACTCTTGA